In the genome of Larus michahellis chromosome 26, bLarMic1.1, whole genome shotgun sequence, the window cccaccccccccccagggtgtggGGGTCTCACCGGCGTGGGGAGCTGGGCGCCGGCGGGGATCCGCAGCTGCCTCTCCACCTTGTCCTCCGCCTTCTTCTTCCTCACCTCCACCTCGTGAGCCCGCAGCAGCAGCGCCTGACCCCCAAAAAAGAggtcagccccccccccccaaaaagggggcagcccccccctcccctccaaaaaaaaaaaaaaagggggggggggggtgtcagccccAAACCTGGTGGTCCTCGAAGGTGGGGTTGTAGGAGCCGCCGGCGGCGATGACCTCCACGGCGGGGACCTGCGAGGGCTTGGTCTGCAGCCTggcggggcgctggggggggggaaaaggggggtgaggggtgtccccccccaccccaaggtgcccccccacccccagggtgtcccccccaccccgctcacCTTCACCCTCTGCTTCTTGGTCTGCTGCAGGAACCAGCCGTCCTGCCCCGCCAGCGCCCGCTCCAGGGGGTCTGTGGGGACACcggcacttgggggggggggcaaggggacacaggccaccctgacccccccccaaaaaccaagggagacaccccccctcacccccccccctcTTATTTTGTCAATAAACTGGGGGGAAATCCCCGTCTCGGATGGGTTTTTGCGCCCCGCCAACGGGTGAAATGGCACCAAAGGGGGGTGAAATGGCCCCCAAATGGGGCAAAACGgccccaaatgtccccaaaagGGGGTGAAACGGCCCCGAAAGGGACAAAATGATCCCCAAAGGGGATGAAACGGCCCCAAAAAGGGGGCGAAATGGCCCCAAAGGGGATGAAACGGCCCCAAAAAGGGGGCGAACTGGCCCCAAAAGGGAGGGGAACGGCCACAAAATGGGTTAAAAGTGTCCCCAAAAGGGGGCGAAATGTCACCAAAAGGGAGTGAAACGTCCCCAAATGCCCCCAAAAGGGGATGAAATGTCCCCAAAAAGGGGTGAATCGTCCCCAAAAGGGGGTGAAATGCCCCCAAATGTTCCCAAAAGGGAGCAAAATGGCCCCAAAATGGTTTGAGAATGTCCCCAAATGGGGGCGAAACTTCCCCAAAAGGAGGTGAAACGTCCCCAAATGGGGGCGaaatgtccccaaatgtccctAAAAGGGAGCGAAATGCCCCAAAAGGCGGCGAATCATTCCCAAACGTCCCCAAAAGGGAGCAAAATGTCCCCAAAATGGGGCGAATCGTCCCCCAATGGCCCCAAAAGGGGATGAAATGGCCCCAAAATGGGGGAAATGCCCCCCCAAAAGGGGATTcaatgtccccaaatgtccccaaaaaGGGGTGAAacgtccccaaatgtccccaaaaaGAGGTAAATATCCCCGCAAGGGGTCGAAGTGTCCCCAAAAAGGGGCGAAATGGCCCCAAAAGGGGGTAAATACCCCCCCCCGAAAGGCCCCAAATGCCCCGCCCCAAAGGGGGGAAATGTCCCCAAACGTCCCCAAAAGGGGGCGAAtcgtccccaaacccccccccggctccttaCCGTCGTCCCCCCAGATGTCGTAGAAGCCCCGCTGGGGGTCGGAGcgccctttttcctccctcttcccggggggggcgcccccccccgcctcccgccgccgccgcagccgctcccgcagccgccgctccccccccggcagctcccccgccgccgccttccgCGCCCAGAACTCCCGCCGCCGCTTCTCCTTCCGCCCGTTGGGCACCTGATAGGCCAAAATACtgcgggggggtcgggggcatatccccccccccccccttatttttaaacgcccccccccccaaatcactCACTTTTTGGGGGGCGGCACTTTGGAATCGGGCTGGAGGACGAGGTCGACGTGGAGCGGCTTCTCCCTGCCCTCGTTCAGGCGCCGATCTtaggggggggtcgggggggggaaaagacagtaaaaaaaatgggggggggggagggggacacgtggggcaccccagggggtgtggggtgcaccccccccccccccccaaaaaccgcACTCACCCTTCTCGGCGTTGCCCGTGTCCACGAAGAAAAGCCCCTCGTCCGGCTGCTCCGCGATCAGGCCcctgcccgggacccccccgccgccgtcacatcgggcccccccccccaaaaaaaaccttgGGTCCGCCCCCCCCAAGGCTTCTAatgcccccccagaccctcagccccccccccaaaccctcgcACATCCCCCCCCAAAGCCTCAGGGCTCCCCCCAGGGCTTCCAataccccccccaaaccctcagccccccccctgccctgagccctcagggcccccccaaatcctcagccccccccccaaaaggctTACagtgccccccccaaaccctcacGGCCCCCCCAGGGGTTCTAAcgcccccccagaccctcaggCCCCCCTCCCCTTAAGGcttctaccccccccccccccccgaagctTCTACCCCCCCCCAACCCTAAAGGCCCCCACCCCAGGCTTCTagtgcccccccaaaccctcaaGGACCCCCCCAAGGCTTctaacgcccccccccccaaaccttagccccctccccaaaccctaagggccccccccccaaccctaaAGGCTCCCTCCCGAAACCTCAGGGCCCCCCCAAAGCTTCTatcgccccccccccggccccaaacccctcagagccccccccaaccttcagccccccccccccgaggcttCTAacacccccccaaacctcctcaagacccccccgcccccccgaggCCCCTCTGAGCCCCCCCCTCCAGGGGCCCCCGAGGCCTCTCGCTCCCCCCGGGGCCCTCAAACCCGCCCGGGGcctctggggaccccccccaaaagacCCCCCCGGGTCTCCCCAAGGCCTTTgggccccccctcaccccgccgcccgctgctgcagccccacgtCCTCCAGGAAGTCGCCGATCTGGCGGCCCAGCCGCGCCTCGGGGCCGGCCCAGCGCTTCCAGCCCTTCTTGCGGTTGCGGGGCCCGCGGgaggcgcggcggcggctgcggggggcgCCGGGGTCCCGGGATCCCGGGCCCAGGCCCAGGAACGGCGCggagggggcggccgcgggcgccgccatcttggcgaAAAGGAagggccggcggcggcgaggccggAAGCGCCTCGACGCCGCTTCCGGCCGCCATGGTGGGGAGGGCGCGCAAGGGCGGCGCCATCTCGGGGAGGCCGCGTaagggcgccgccatcttgggaagggcgccgccatcttggggaggaagggcgccgccatcttggtgAGGTCCAGCTGCGGGGTGCGCACCCCCTTTGCACCCCCCTTTtatcccccccttcccccccccccccccccggccccacaactCGCCgcctcctccatcctcatcctccattCATTGCCCTGGGGGGGCCCGATCCCGACTTGGGGGGGTATATTTTTGGAGGGGTCGGTGTGTGTAtatttggggggggcggggggggtgttgtCTATTTTCACTCAGCCGAGCCCTTGGGCCGCCGCttggaggcggggaggggggggcaggttggggggcagcccccccctccTCATTtacaccacccccagccccacaagtcacGGCCTCCTCCATCCTCTCATCCATTTATTGCCTCAAGGGGacatattttttgggggggtggggtatattttggggggggtgttgtcTATTTTCACTCGGCCGAGCCCTTGGGCCTCCTCTGGGAGGGGGGCACGAGGCGGgagggggcaggttggggggcagccccccttccctcttttacaccacccccagccccacaagtcacGGCCTCCTCCATCCTCTCGTCCGTTTATTGCCCCAAGGGGACATATTCTGGGGGGGCGGGTggatattttggggggggggtgtctattTTCACTCAGCCGAGCCCTTGGGCTGTCGCttggaggcggggaggggggggcaggttggggggcagccccccctcctcATTTacgccacccccagccccacaagtcacGGCCTCCTCCATCCTCTCGTCTGTTTATTGCCCTATTGCCCCAAGGGGGTAtattttggggggtgtgtgtgtatattttgggggggggggtgtcagcttTCACTCGGCCGAGCCCTTGGGCCGCCGCTTGGAGGGGGGGGCACGAGGCGGgagggggcaggttggggggcagccccccttCCCTCATTtacaccacccccagccccacaagtcacGGCCTCCTCCATCCTCTCGTCCGTTTATTGCCCCAAGGGGA includes:
- the NOP53 gene encoding ribosome biogenesis protein NOP53, which gives rise to MAAPAAAPSAPFLGLGPGSRDPGAPRSRRRASRGPRNRKKGWKRWAGPEARLGRQIGDFLEDVGLQQRAAGGLIAEQPDEGLFFVDTGNAEKDRRLNEGREKPLHVDLVLQPDSKVPPPKNILAYQVPNGRKEKRRREFWARKAAAGELPGGERRLRERLRRRREAGGGAPPGKREEKGRSDPQRGFYDIWGDDDPLERALAGQDGWFLQQTKKQRVKRPARLQTKPSQVPAVEVIAAGGSYNPTFEDHQALLLRAHEVEVRKKKAEDKVERQLRIPAGAQLPTPETVFQEQCEGLLEESGEEEEAAEGEETAPQAAAPRGEKKTEQQRRREKEARASALRQRQEKAARCRRQELFRLRGLRRQLERWEAELLRRRGARKAKRRARDALPRRLGRLRYEEPSPEVQLSEELAESLRALKPEGSVLRDRFKSLQKRSLIEPRERAKFKRRYRLKYVEKRAFREVTL